The Porites lutea chromosome 9, jaPorLute2.1, whole genome shotgun sequence sequence GTACAATAAGTTTATACTTTTCACAACCCATctcctccaaaatttttttcgttaaataattaatatttatcattctctttctaaaGTAATGCTTGTTTAGTATTTCCATGATATGATTATCTATTTTTGTTAGTTTATCATaaagttcacatttttcttcatcatttaggtttattcttttagaaatttcatttacCTTTTTCTCATAGTGGTATTTCCTAtggtaaatactcttttttctataatgtaACCTATCCAAATCTTTTACATCAATAATCCTAATACATGACCATTTTCTGTACCACATTCATCACAAATTTTTTGACCAGAATCTATTGTAAAAGATTCAGTATTAGAACAATTTGAACAAcccctttttacctttttactctcaactttatatttatttagtatacttaaatattttttatttcttcttctgtataagacatttattatttattatttatttatttttaaatgttttttatctAAAATCTATTATATTCCATTTAATACCAGAAACAGAATAACATTTGAAAACACCATCATACTTTGGATGTATATTTGGGTAAAGCTTTTTAAGAGAATATAAATACTTAAGTTCAGGACAATAATTTTTAGGTTCATTGggataaataataaaacctaTTTTATCTGGAAATATATAagtaatcatttatttattagttatatattttttcatatacACCTAAAAGCCAAAGTGTGTACTTTGTCATCTAAGACTATTCTTTTATCATCTTCATTACTTAGAGCTATTTTATTAACTTCTTTTGAATATATATCatgtttttcacttcttattattttcatagatctcatttgttttttatccaagaatAAACAATTAACATAATCATCaaaatctattttcttttttacaacatttttctttattcctttacactttCTTACTTCACTTTCCTCTTcaattttaaaactataaagTTTGGGTCGCAATCCAACAAAATGTGTTATCTGTTTTCCTGCaacttcatctttaaacattcctataacttttttatttactcCTGTTGGTATTCCAGATTTATGATTTGAAGGATAATCAGAAGTATCAAACTTGGTTAAAATATCTGGACTTATATCtttataaaaatcttttgttttaatttgaaacatCAATGAATCcgtatctgtaaacaataattCTACATTGTTTCCATATTTCTCTTTAATATATGTGTaatgaaaattaaacattaatgtttttgataaatctaaaattgcttgaccaacatacactggtttgttaaaatacacttctgtcTTTTTCATATGTACCGCtataagatttttatcaaatattgtcACTCTATCAAAGTTGGGTTTACTTGTTAGCTTAACAGCTTTTTTACGATTATCAACAAGTTCTATATTTTGTCGCTTCCTtatgttttcaattgttttaccaaaaactgagttgttcattagtttaaaaaagtctttttcaaaactgttagctgctgtttttcgaagttctgtattttttcttatgtaaggTTCCATCCAAGAAGactgataaaatgatattcctctatGAACAGCAGTAATCCTCATACCCAACTCAAGATACTGTCTAAGATTTCGATAATGTACAACATAATTTTTTCGgggtttaaaatgacaaattagTTTTTCAACACCATTAACAATTATCTTCTCAGGTGCAAGAGGATAGTCATTATGTGTTTCCCATAGGTGAGGTGGATACTCTaaatcaacttcaaatatatatccttTACTCCCAAGATTTGACATACTATGATTTGCTTTCTCAAGAATATccattaccttttcttttgttatatttttcatcCATTTAAATCCATGTGTTGGAAGATTTTGAGACATCGCCCAACCGTATAGATTGTTTGCATCGAGATATTGAATAAATGTTGACTCCTTTTTaggattaaaatttttcatatatttattatttgcttctgcATATCTTTTTGATATATGAGTTATACCTCCACGTATTCCACGTTcaaacatcattaacatatcataATCATTTAATAACTGTAAATGCTGACCTGTTTCTTTtagacatgcatcccaagctaaACCTGGGGAAGTGTAATAGTGAACTGGATCTAATTTGTAATGTTTGAGACAAGTTTtcctaaagttttcaaatacatctgcTAGCAGTAATACATCAGATTTGAGATAAAGATTGTGATAATCTCTTattgttttacattcaaaagtaTTCCAAACGTTAATAGCGTGTTGGTAATCATCATCGCTTATATCTTCATCATTTAGTTTTGAATAGAATTCCTCTTTGGGTGGAAGTTGTGTTTCTGATAATTTATCAAGTGATGAAAcataatcataaggataaactccCTTACGAGTTAGTAGATCTACATATTTCT is a genomic window containing:
- the LOC140948905 gene encoding uncharacterized protein, which translates into the protein MPEPNTMLYFKNYYKKLPVPFVVYADFECFTKPMNSCSLNPKDSYNYNYQKHEPSGFCFYVKGIVDKKIKPIIYTKTSEDEDISKVFVEKLVEVTKGIYNDFYQKPKPLRLTQEEQKLFEKAVNCHICSHELKKDKVRDHCHFTGQYRGAAHNKCNLMCRKPKVLPVIFHNLQGYDAHLFIKQIAKLKGDLNCIPSTEEKYISFSKSIKVGECYCSKFGKMIDVNFEIRFLDSFKFLQTSLANLVSNLSPGDFHNTKHVFKKYVDLLTRKGVYPYDYVSSLDKLSETQLPPKEEFYSKLNDEDISDDDYQHAINVWNTFECKTIRDYHNLYLKSDVLLLADVFENFRKTCLKHYKLDPVHYYTSPGLAWDACLKETGQHLQLLNDYDMLMMFERGIRGGITHISKRYAEANNKYMKNFNPKKESTFIQYLDANNLYGWAMSQNLPTHGFKWMKNITKEKVMDILEKANHSMSNLGSKGYIFEVDLEYPPHLWETHNDYPLAPEKIIVNGVEKLICHFKPRKNYVVHYRNLRQYLELAVHMKKTEVYFNKPVYVGQAILDLSKTLMFNFHYTYIKEKYGNNVELLFTDTDSLMFQIKTKDFYKDISPDILTKFDTSDYPSNHKSGIPTGVNKKVIGMFKDEVAGKQITHFVGLRPKLYSFKIEEESEVRKCKGIKKNVVKKKIDFDDYVNCLFLDKKQMRSMKIIRSEKHDIYSKEVNKIALSNEDDKRIVLDDKVHTLAFRCI